The Polaribacter sp. HaHaR_3_91 genomic sequence TGAGCGGAGTCGAAACCTATGTTAGCAATTCAATAGTTTTCGACTGCGCTCGAACGGAGAATGAGAGATTTGACAATTACTTTGATTCGTTGCTGATTCATTAAGAATTCAACTCTTTCATAATTTCTGCAAACAATTTATAAGATCGTATTCTATCATCAATACCATATATATTAGTTACGGCAATCAATTCGTCTGCTTGTGTTTGTGCTAAAAACTCCTTTACTTGTGCTTTTACAGTTGCTTTACTTCCTATAAAAGAATATTTTAGCATTTGATGCACTTGTGGATTTTCTAGAATCTCCTTATAATAATCCGTCATTGGCGTTGGTGGTTGTACAAAATCTCTTTTTCCTGTAAACAAACCAAGTATCATTCTAATTAAAGAAGTAGATAAATTGGCTGCTTCTTCATCTGTTTCTGCAATAATAATATTTACACCCGCAATGATATACGGTTTTTCTAAAACATCCGAAGGTTGAAATTCTTCTCTATAAATTGCCAAAGCATTCCATAAATGTGTAGTAGCAAAATGACTTGCAAATGCATACGGCAATCCTTTTTTAGCTGCCAAATGTGCACTGTCTGTGCTAGATCCTAAAACATAAAGTGGCACATCTACTCCTTCTGCAACGGTTGCTCTTACTTTTGCTTGCTCGTTTTCTTTAGAAAAATAAGTCTGAATTTTTTCTATCTCTCTCGGAAAATGTTGCGCTGCTTCCATAAAATCCGATCGAATGGCTTGTGCCGTTTCTCTGTCGGTACCGGGAGCTCTCCCCAAACCTAAATCTATTCTATTTGGATACAAAGCACCTAACGTACCAAATTGTTCGGCCACAATTAAAGGCGAATGATTAGGCAACATAACACCACCAGAACCAACACGAATGGTCTTTGTTCCTTCAGCGGCATAACCAATTAAAATACTGGTAGCAATACTACCAATATTAGTAGAGTTATGATGTTCTGCTAACCAATAGCGCGTATACCCAAATGTTTCGGCATTTTGTGCCAGTTCTCGTACATTGTTAAAAGTATCTTTTAAAGTATTTCCTTTAGAAACTAAAGCAAGATCTAAAATGGAATATGCGGTATTTTGAGTTTTCATAAGTATTTAAAATCAATAATTATATCTAAAATATAAAGTCGTTTTGAGGGGTACAAAATTACAGAAAGCAGTACGTTTTTAAGGGAATATTTTGTTAATATACATAATGAAACCTTAAATTTGTATATCACTCTTAAAGCCAAAAATATAGATGCATAGTTTTATAAAATCAATCCCTGTTTTAGATTTAGAAGGTAATGCTGTAGATTTAATAACTGCTTATCAAAATAAAGTTTTACTATTGATAATTTATAACAACGATTGTTTAGGCTGCACGGGGCGTGCCATTCCGTTGGCGTATGAATTTCAGCAAAAATATCCAACCATTCAAGTTGCTGGCATTCATGCCGATTTTCCAAATAGAGAAGGAACAAAAGCCAATATTAAAAGTATTTTTACAAGTGGTGAGAATCCATTTCCTATTTATATTGATAAAAACCACAAAGTTTATGATCAATTTAAAGCAGAAGGAACGCCACAATGGTTGTTAATTACAGAAAAAGGAGAATTGTATCGTTCTATTTTCGGGTCGCAAGAAAATGCAGCAAATCGTTTGTTTTATGCTTTAGAAAGTTTAGATGAAAAGTAATTTACTGAACAATGATTTTTTAATTTACTATTATTTGATACTGTAATACCAACATACCTTTACGTTCATCTACTTTTATTTGATTGTTTATATTTTGATAAACAGGTCTATTTTGATATCCTAAACTTAATTTATTACTGTGCCCTTTAAAGAAACAGTTTACTCCTAAATCATACACCACCATGGTATCATCTAAGGCATCAAAATCTGAATATTGTATAGCAATATTAGGTTGTAATTGATAACTTTTTTTACCCTTTGCTAATAAATATCCTAATTGAAAAAAGGTAGTATTTCCGGTTCCCATCATCGGGAAATCGTTACCACTTCCATTAAAAGAGGTCCCTCCAGAGGTAATATCATTCGCACCAACGTTTCTAACATAATTAGGGCCAAAATCATTATGATTGTATCCTAAATAAGTAGTAATAGCAGTTCCTTTTTCTTTATTTAAAGGAGCATCATAAAACACATCTACTGCCCAATTTTTAAAATCGTAATATTTTTCGATACCATTTACCAATTGCGAAGTCATTTTAGGTTGATTCATAAAACCAGCACCTAGATTTAAAATATTTTTTGTTCCTAAATAAGTTCCTGCTCCTCCGCTGTAGGCAGATTTGTTACTTTCATTATCTAAAAACTCATATTTGACATAACCAGAAATTCTTTTTCTTGGTTTATTAATTGCATAGTCTACTTTACCTTCCGTTGCTGCTATTCCATATTGAACAGGGTCTTTTAAAGATAGTATATAATCGAACTTATGTATTTGTCCTTTAGCCCAAATACCTAATCCACGAGCAATATCATCATTTTTATTTACTGTTAGTAGAGAATACAAAGGAGCATCAATAGCCATTAAATTAGCACTACTTCTTACATTCCAACGGTTTAAACCATCCCAACCAGATTCTCCAAAACCTAAAGCAAATTCCTTTGCAAACTCATATTCGGCATACAAATCTAAAACACCAAACTTAAAATCTTTTTCAGATTTGCTATTCATATTATTACCACCAAACAAAGAGTATACATATAATTTAGGTGTTAATTGTGCAGAAACTCCCATTCTTAATCTTCTTATAGAGACATCAAACACATTGTTAGCAGTTTCATTATTTATAGTTGTACCCGGGTTAGTATCCATATACCTAGCCCATAAATTCATTCTAAGCGAGGCTTTTATATAGGTTTCCCCTGTTTCATCGAGATTTAATTTTAGTTTATTGCTTTGTCCGTAGCTAAAATTGGATAATAATGTTAAAATAAAAAGAAGTCTTATTACTTTCATAATTGGTTTAATAATTGTTTGATGCAATTAATGTTCAAACACTTTACAAGCAGCAAAACTATATAAATTCTAAAATAGACTTACTGACATTTGTCACTTAATTACTTTTTTGAAATAGGTCTCGATTTTTTTAGATTTTAAAGGCTATCATGATTAAATATTATCAAAGATAAAAATAACCACAAATTTCAGTTTTTGAACCTTAGATCATAATTATATCAATAAAAAACAGAAGTATTAGTGTTTAAGCACTTCTAACTGCACAAGAGATTACACTCCTCTACTTTTCCAAACATTTAAATACTGGCCTGTTGCCATTCTTCTAGACGCATCTTTGGCTCTTTGTGCTACATCACCAAAGTATAAAGAATCAATTGTTTGAAACCAAATCTGTAACCATTGTCCAAAATGTTCCTGACTCATGGTATGCTTTAAATGTTTATCGACTTTTAAATGTGCTTTTGTAGGGTTTCCTTTAAAGCAAACATCACCCAATAATGCCGTCACCCAAAAATCAGTTAACTTTTCTAAATGTGGAGGCCATTGTTCTGCTTTTAAATGATGATTAAATATGGGACTTAATAACGCATCTTTTCTAACTTCATTATAAAAAGTAGTGACCAATATATTTATATCTGCTCTGTTTTCTATTTCTTTCATTTTATAAAAAATTAAATCAGCACAAACCTATGAAAGGCCTATGCTGATTCTATATTAATTTAAAAATTAATTTTTCTTTTTGATACAATAAATGGTTTCTTGTATGGTAAACCAACAAAAGTAAAAGATACCTACAGAAAAAATAACGTCACCAATCATACGCATCCATTTTAAGGTTTGTACTGTTGGAGAATACAATAATTCTGCATCTCTTGCAAAAGAATATCCTTTTGTAATTGATGTGTATGCCTGTATAATTCCTATAGGTAACATGCTTAAAAAGACCATAGCTATTAAACCAATATTTAAAAACCAAAAAGCTCTTTTTAATTTTACAGAACTCCATACTCTGTCAGAATAAAAACGCAAACAGATAATAATGAATCCCATACCTAACAATCCATAAACACCAAATAAAGAAGTATGTGCGTGTACTGCTGTGGTATTTAATCCCTGAATATAATATAATGCAATTGGTGGGTTAATTAAGAAACCAAATACACCTGCTCCTACCATGTTCCAAAATGCTACAGCAATAAAGAAAAATATAGGCCATTTGTATTTCTGAATCCATTCGTTAGATTTTAAAAGATTCCAATTTTCACGAATTTCAAATCCCATTAAAGTTAACGGCACTACTTCTAAAGCACTAAAGGTTGCACCTAAAGCAATGGCTTGCACGGGTGTTCCAGAATAGTATAAATGGTGTAAAGTTCCAATAATTCCTCCTGCTAAAAATATGGTTGCAGAAGCAATAGAAGCTTTTCCTGCTGTTTTTGCTGATAAAATTTTCATTCTTAAGAAAATAAAAGCAATAACTACAGTTGCAAAAACCTCAAAGAAACCTTCTACCCAAAGGTGTACAAGCCACCATCTCCAATAGTTAATTACTGGTAAACTACTGTTTTCTCCATACATTAATCCAGAGAAGAAAAACATACCAATGGCAATAACAGATATTAAAAGAATAATTAATAAATGTTTAGAATCATCATTTTTCTTGATAGCAAACACTACGTGTCTACCTACCATAAGTACCCATAAAACCAAACCGACACCTAAGAATATTTGCCAAAACCTACCTAAATCCATGTACTCATATCCTTGATGACCAAAGAAGAAATTGGTTGTTAAATCTAAAAATTGATGCACACCTAACCACTCACCCATCATAGAACCTAATACAATAAGTAATAACGCTATGAATAGAAAATTTATTCCGAATACTTGATACTTCATATCTTTACCACTAATCATTGGTGCTAAAAATAATCCTGTTGCTAACCACGTTGCAGCAATCCAAAAGACAGCCAATTGTGTATGCCAAGTTCTGGTAATAGAATATGGAAGAAAACTAGATAAATCAAAACCAAAAAACGCTTGACCTTCTACGGTATAATGCACT encodes the following:
- a CDS encoding nitric-oxide reductase large subunit, coding for MKKVWIAFTSVVTLSFIVLIWVGTEVYQTQPPIPETVIIKETGETFLTKADIQIGQNVWESIGGMEVGSIWGHGSYVAPDWSADWIHKEAVFMLNAWAEKDFNSTYENLGVENKAALKARLIQHIKTNTYNAKTGSITISKDRYAAILENYKHYTDIFSNGYEKYAIPKGALVDTTKLAQLNAFLFWTSWAASTNRPEKDYTYTSNWPHEPLIDNTITPDSQIWSGFSIVLLLLFIGGLTYYYIRNHEKGEAVKHPDKDPLDTLVLSRSQKAVLKYFIVISLLIALQVVLGALTVHYTVEGQAFFGFDLSSFLPYSITRTWHTQLAVFWIAATWLATGLFLAPMISGKDMKYQVFGINFLFIALLLIVLGSMMGEWLGVHQFLDLTTNFFFGHQGYEYMDLGRFWQIFLGVGLVLWVLMVGRHVVFAIKKNDDSKHLLIILLISVIAIGMFFFSGLMYGENSSLPVINYWRWWLVHLWVEGFFEVFATVVIAFIFLRMKILSAKTAGKASIASATIFLAGGIIGTLHHLYYSGTPVQAIALGATFSALEVVPLTLMGFEIRENWNLLKSNEWIQKYKWPIFFFIAVAFWNMVGAGVFGFLINPPIALYYIQGLNTTAVHAHTSLFGVYGLLGMGFIIICLRFYSDRVWSSVKLKRAFWFLNIGLIAMVFLSMLPIGIIQAYTSITKGYSFARDAELLYSPTVQTLKWMRMIGDVIFSVGIFYFCWFTIQETIYCIKKKN
- a CDS encoding porin; translated protein: MKVIRLLFILTLLSNFSYGQSNKLKLNLDETGETYIKASLRMNLWARYMDTNPGTTINNETANNVFDVSIRRLRMGVSAQLTPKLYVYSLFGGNNMNSKSEKDFKFGVLDLYAEYEFAKEFALGFGESGWDGLNRWNVRSSANLMAIDAPLYSLLTVNKNDDIARGLGIWAKGQIHKFDYILSLKDPVQYGIAATEGKVDYAINKPRKRISGYVKYEFLDNESNKSAYSGGAGTYLGTKNILNLGAGFMNQPKMTSQLVNGIEKYYDFKNWAVDVFYDAPLNKEKGTAITTYLGYNHNDFGPNYVRNVGANDITSGGTSFNGSGNDFPMMGTGNTTFFQLGYLLAKGKKSYQLQPNIAIQYSDFDALDDTMVVYDLGVNCFFKGHSNKLSLGYQNRPVYQNINNQIKVDERKGMLVLQYQIIVN
- a CDS encoding group III truncated hemoglobin produces the protein MKEIENRADINILVTTFYNEVRKDALLSPIFNHHLKAEQWPPHLEKLTDFWVTALLGDVCFKGNPTKAHLKVDKHLKHTMSQEHFGQWLQIWFQTIDSLYFGDVAQRAKDASRRMATGQYLNVWKSRGV
- a CDS encoding LLM class flavin-dependent oxidoreductase, whose product is MKTQNTAYSILDLALVSKGNTLKDTFNNVRELAQNAETFGYTRYWLAEHHNSTNIGSIATSILIGYAAEGTKTIRVGSGGVMLPNHSPLIVAEQFGTLGALYPNRIDLGLGRAPGTDRETAQAIRSDFMEAAQHFPREIEKIQTYFSKENEQAKVRATVAEGVDVPLYVLGSSTDSAHLAAKKGLPYAFASHFATTHLWNALAIYREEFQPSDVLEKPYIIAGVNIIIAETDEEAANLSTSLIRMILGLFTGKRDFVQPPTPMTDYYKEILENPQVHQMLKYSFIGSKATVKAQVKEFLAQTQADELIAVTNIYGIDDRIRSYKLFAEIMKELNS
- a CDS encoding redoxin domain-containing protein codes for the protein MHSFIKSIPVLDLEGNAVDLITAYQNKVLLLIIYNNDCLGCTGRAIPLAYEFQQKYPTIQVAGIHADFPNREGTKANIKSIFTSGENPFPIYIDKNHKVYDQFKAEGTPQWLLITEKGELYRSIFGSQENAANRLFYALESLDEK